A part of Ptychodera flava strain L36383 chromosome 11, AS_Pfla_20210202, whole genome shotgun sequence genomic DNA contains:
- the LOC139143197 gene encoding mRNA decay activator protein ZFP36L1-like has translation MSTALVSAFYDVGDVLYKQASRSQLRGDRKAVGTPIGTQRRHSSNGTLTIGNGSNNKTSTSLVSGLTESTLLNNKENRHRDRAFSESDGTNSKRNQINSSRYKTELCRPFEENGTCKYGDKCQFAHGIPEVRSLNRHPKYKTELCRTFHTVGFCPYGPRCHFIHSAEEKRTPQQNVQDNVNVRNMNTSMTRTIERPKTLFHSLSFSGTSSTDMSPTGMPISPTSLTPPPAFYPGDGIQLNFNTTTTNSLNNNANTFNFAQDLPPLMSPMSPASGSPTSPFNFPSPLPAAAINDTFIQQHQHQQLMNVNDNLNSVFLSDADGSLSPSPSESLSGSDQESLGGSISSTSPLDRRLPIFSRLSIDE, from the exons ATGTCTACTGCGCTAGTGTCTGCGTTCTATGACGTTGGCGATGTTCTTTACAAG CAAGCTAGCCGAAGTCAACTTCGAGGTGACAGAAAGGCAGTGGGTACGCCGATCGGTACGCAACGTAGACACTCGTCCAACGGAACGTTAACCATCGGTAATGGCAGCAATAACAAGACATCGACGTCGCTTGTATCTGGTCTTACTGAATCAACACTTCTAAACAACAAGGAAAACAGACACAGAGATCGCGCCTTCAGTGAAAGCGACGGCACTAACTCAAAACGTAACCAAATCAACTCAAGCCGGTACAAGACAGAACTTTGTCGCCCATTCGAAGAGAACGGAACTTGCAAGTACGGTGACAAGTGCCAGTTCGCCCATGGTATCCCTGAAGTTCGTAGCTTGAATCGCCACCCAAAGTACAAGACTGAACTTTGCCGTACATTCCATACTGTCGGATTTTGTCCGTATGGGCCAAGATGTCATTTCATTCATAGCGCCGAAGAGAAGAGAACACCACAACAGAATGTGCAAGATAACGTGAACGTGAGAAACATGAACACTTCTATGACTCGTACCATTGAGAGACCAAAAACTTTATTCCACAGTTTAAGCTTCAGTGGTACAAGCAGTACTGACATGTCGCCAACAGGTATGCCGATTAGTCCAACTTCTCTCACACCACCGCCTGCCTTCTATCCCGGCGACGGCATCCAGCTTAATTTCAACACTACCACCACCAACTCGCTGAACAACAACGCCAATACATTCAATTTTGCTCAAGATCTACCCCCGCTGATGTCTCCTATGTCCCCAGCAAGCGGTAGTCCAACTAGCCCATTCAATTTCCCCTCGCCACTGCCTGCCGCTGCTATCAACGACACATTTATTCAGCAACACCAACACCAACAACTGATGAATGTCAACGACAACTTGAATAGCGTTTTCCTCAGCGATGCCGACGGCAGTTTGTCTCCATCGCCTTCCGAATCTCTCTCCGGATCCGATCAAGAATCTCTTGGTGGCTCTATTTCCTCCACGTCGCCACTTGATCGTCGACTGCCAATTTTCAGCCGTCTTTCCATTGACGAGTGA